One stretch of Tepidibacter hydrothermalis DNA includes these proteins:
- the spoVAD gene encoding stage V sporulation protein AD, with the protein MAKKRLGNQTIQLQNNPVIISTGSIVGPKEGEGPLKDYFDMILKDDLFGEESWEFGESKMVREVIKMAVGKSDYVLNQVDYIVAGDLLNQLMSTSFAARDLKRPFFGVYGACSTMSESMSLASMIVDGGFSDLVVAATSSHFCTAERQFRYPLELGNQRPMTAQWTVTGTGASVISSKGEGPKIKRITTGKVIDKGITDVNNMGPAMAPAAVDTIKAYFDDTKDDIDSFDIIATGDLGIIGGEILLDFINKEGYDLSSVYMDCGIEIFDHKKQDTHSGGSGCGCSASVFNGYIYKKLKKKEINKVMLVSTGALMSPTSTLQKQSIPSIAHAVIIEN; encoded by the coding sequence ATGGCAAAAAAAAGATTAGGGAATCAAACAATACAGTTACAAAATAATCCTGTTATAATATCAACTGGTTCAATTGTTGGTCCAAAAGAAGGTGAGGGACCATTAAAGGATTATTTTGATATGATATTAAAAGATGACTTATTTGGAGAAGAGAGTTGGGAATTTGGCGAAAGTAAGATGGTAAGAGAAGTTATAAAAATGGCTGTAGGTAAAAGTGATTATGTACTTAATCAGGTTGATTATATAGTGGCAGGAGATCTATTAAATCAACTTATGTCTACATCTTTTGCTGCAAGAGATTTAAAAAGACCGTTCTTTGGAGTGTATGGAGCATGTTCAACAATGTCAGAATCGATGAGTCTTGCATCAATGATTGTAGATGGAGGATTTTCAGATTTAGTAGTAGCTGCTACTTCAAGTCATTTTTGTACAGCAGAGAGACAGTTTAGATATCCTTTAGAACTTGGAAATCAACGACCTATGACTGCTCAGTGGACAGTTACAGGAACAGGAGCTAGTGTTATATCATCAAAAGGAGAAGGGCCAAAGATAAAAAGGATAACTACTGGTAAGGTTATAGATAAGGGTATAACTGATGTTAATAATATGGGACCAGCCATGGCTCCAGCAGCAGTGGATACAATAAAAGCATACTTTGATGATACAAAGGACGACATAGATAGCTTTGATATAATAGCAACAGGAGATTTGGGAATAATAGGAGGAGAGATTCTTCTCGATTTCATAAATAAAGAAGGTTATGATTTATCTAGCGTATATATGGACTGCGGAATAGAAATATTTGATCATAAAAAACAAGATACTCACTCTGGCGGAAGTGGTTGTGGATGTTCCGCGAGTGTATTCAATGGATACATATATAAAAAATTGAAAAAGAAAGAAATAAACAAAGTTATGCTAGTATCAACAGGAGCACTTATGTCTCCTACGAGCACACTTCAAAAGCAAAGTATACCATCCATAGCTCATGCGGTAATTATAGAGAATTAG
- a CDS encoding DUF5673 domain-containing protein, which produces MGRMEIMLVVIIVTGCLNLIDNIKKFMVDNEILLRFSGLSIIWGVPMVLVNILGIYTTVGTENNIDYRMKGVIIGILISGILVGAYYEKTISYKGIIIKSELYEWEKIISYSYDEDDSHTILFRTGKDKEVKLRLNKSNIEEAEKLFSKRIKNKEISNEI; this is translated from the coding sequence ATGGGGCGTATGGAGATAATGCTTGTTGTAATTATAGTTACGGGTTGTCTAAATTTAATAGATAATATAAAGAAGTTTATGGTTGATAATGAAATTTTATTGAGATTTAGTGGGTTGAGTATTATATGGGGTGTACCTATGGTATTGGTTAATATATTAGGTATTTATACAACTGTAGGTACTGAAAATAATATAGATTATCGTATGAAAGGTGTTATAATAGGAATTTTGATATCTGGTATTTTAGTTGGAGCGTATTATGAAAAAACAATAAGTTATAAGGGAATAATAATCAAAAGTGAACTGTATGAGTGGGAAAAAATAATTTCTTATTCATATGATGAAGATGATTCTCATACTATATTATTTAGAACTGGAAAAGATAAGGAAGTAAAACTTAGGTTGAATAAGTCAAATATAGAAGAGGCTGAAAAGTTGTTTAGTAAAAGAATAAAAAATAAAGAAATTAGTAACGAGATATAG
- the spoIIAB gene encoding anti-sigma F factor — translation MKNYMEISFLAKSENESFARVVVASFASQLDPTIDEIADIKTAVSEAVTNAIIHGYDEDETKFVNLISEIDGDTIKVVVEDKGNGIKDVDMAMQPLYTSKPELERSGMGFTVMETFMDSMEISSILGEGTKLVMKKTIKSNKNKD, via the coding sequence ATGAAGAATTATATGGAAATTAGCTTTTTAGCCAAATCTGAGAATGAGTCTTTTGCTAGGGTGGTAGTTGCTTCTTTTGCATCTCAGCTGGACCCGACAATAGATGAAATAGCAGATATAAAAACTGCTGTATCTGAGGCTGTTACGAATGCTATAATTCATGGATATGATGAAGATGAAACAAAGTTTGTTAATTTAATAAGTGAAATAGATGGAGATACTATAAAAGTAGTGGTAGAAGATAAGGGTAATGGAATAAAGGATGTAGATATGGCAATGCAACCGCTTTATACTTCAAAGCCTGAGCTTGAGAGGTCTGGTATGGGATTTACAGTAATGGAAACATTTATGGATAGCATGGAGATATCTTCTATTTTGGGGGAAGGAACTAAATTAGTTATGAAAAAAACTATAAAATCCAATAAAAATAAAGATTAG
- the spoIIAA gene encoding anti-sigma F factor antagonist, translated as MDINYKIDNRNLIVELYGELDHHIASDVREEIDMAIDKNSIKNVIFDLKNMNFMDSSGVGVIIGRYRKLSETGGKVIALNLNKHVQRIFDLSGIDKIIGIYNDYEEAISSL; from the coding sequence TTGGATATAAACTATAAAATAGATAACAGAAATTTAATTGTTGAATTATATGGAGAGCTAGACCATCATATAGCTTCAGATGTAAGAGAAGAGATTGATATGGCTATAGATAAAAATTCAATAAAAAATGTTATATTTGATCTGAAAAATATGAATTTTATGGATTCCTCAGGAGTAGGGGTTATTATAGGGAGATATAGAAAACTTTCAGAAACTGGAGGGAAAGTAATAGCTTTAAACCTGAATAAGCATGTTCAAAGAATATTTGATTTATCAGGCATAGACAAAATAATAGGAATTTATAACGATTACGAAGAAGCAATAAGTTCTTTATAA
- the sigF gene encoding RNA polymerase sporulation sigma factor SigF, producing the protein MVMPAVSEKKRHLLSHEETLALIKKAQDGDEHSKDILIESNLGLVRSVVNKFMNIGYERDDLFQLGSIGLIKSIYKFDPSFNVRFSTYAVPMILGEIKRYLRDDGMIKVSRSLKQLATKTKMESERLSKKFGREPTIEEVAKSLEVSKEDIVMALESNSSVEYLHGVIHEDEGSPICLIDKISQTKTMDDEKIVDNLLLKQVLGKLEKRERQIIVLRYFEDRTQSEIGNELGISQVQVSRIEKKVLGKLKNMIS; encoded by the coding sequence ATGGTGATGCCTGCTGTAAGTGAGAAAAAAAGACATTTACTTAGCCATGAGGAAACTCTAGCTCTCATAAAAAAAGCTCAAGATGGAGATGAACATTCAAAAGATATTTTAATAGAAAGTAATTTAGGGCTAGTCAGAAGTGTTGTAAATAAATTTATGAATATAGGTTATGAAAGAGATGATTTATTTCAATTAGGCTCAATAGGGCTTATAAAATCTATATATAAGTTTGATCCTAGTTTTAATGTAAGATTCTCTACATATGCAGTACCTATGATTTTAGGAGAGATAAAAAGATACTTAAGAGATGATGGGATGATTAAGGTATCAAGGTCTCTAAAACAACTTGCTACAAAGACGAAGATGGAAAGTGAAAGATTATCTAAAAAATTTGGACGAGAACCTACAATAGAAGAGGTTGCCAAGTCTCTTGAGGTAAGCAAAGAAGACATAGTTATGGCTCTTGAATCAAATTCATCAGTTGAATATTTGCATGGGGTTATACACGAGGATGAAGGATCTCCTATATGTCTTATAGATAAGATAAGTCAAACTAAAACTATGGATGATGAAAAAATAGTGGATAATTTACTTTTAAAGCAAGTTCTTGGTAAGCTAGAAAAACGAGAAAGACAAATTATAGTTTTAAGATATTTTGAGGATAGAACACAGAGTGAGATAGGAAATGAGCTTGGAATATCTCAGGTTCAGGTATCGAGGATTGAAAAGAAGGTTTTAGGAAAACTTAAGAATATGATAAGTTGA
- a CDS encoding rhodanese-like domain-containing protein has protein sequence MKNFVDCTWLEKHMDDEGLFIIDCRFDLFDAFYGRMSYDKGHIKNAFYLEILQVHKKPTVVQDRFQSFRHWLKSLKEWGLGWTLR, from the coding sequence ATGAAAAATTTTGTTGATTGCACATGGCTTGAAAAGCATATGGATGACGAAGGGCTGTTTATAATCGACTGCAGGTTTGACCTGTTTGATGCTTTCTATGGAAGAATGTCCTATGATAAAGGTCATATAAAAAATGCATTCTATTTGGAGATCTTGCAGGTCCACAAAAAGCCCACGGTGGTGCAAGACCGGTTCCAAAGCTTTCGACATTGGCTGAAAAGCTTGAAGGAATGGGGATTAGGATGGACTCTCAGATAG
- a CDS encoding DUF1847 domain-containing protein has protein sequence MYTCGLCGVHACEIGERGRMPKNCPCLEDKILEESKKLYLEDENAKIAYQSALVESQGYCQKTRIEEIMDFAKKCNYKNIGVAFCLGLAKEMKLFNKILRANGFTVNSIICKNGSIPKEEINIKEEDKVSPCKYEAMCNPIGQALFLNNAGTDFNIILGLCVGHDSLFIKYSDAPITVLSAKDRVLGHNPLAALYLSEGYYNKKLFSKK, from the coding sequence ATGTATACTTGTGGCTTATGTGGAGTACATGCTTGTGAAATAGGAGAAAGGGGTAGAATGCCGAAAAACTGTCCTTGTCTTGAAGATAAGATTTTGGAAGAAAGTAAGAAATTATATTTAGAAGATGAAAATGCAAAGATTGCATATCAATCAGCTTTAGTAGAATCACAGGGCTATTGTCAAAAAACTAGAATTGAAGAAATTATGGATTTTGCAAAAAAGTGTAATTATAAAAATATAGGTGTTGCATTCTGCTTAGGACTAGCAAAAGAAATGAAATTATTCAATAAAATATTACGTGCTAACGGGTTTACTGTAAATTCAATAATATGTAAAAATGGAAGTATTCCAAAAGAGGAAATTAATATCAAAGAGGAAGATAAAGTGAGTCCGTGTAAATATGAAGCAATGTGTAATCCTATTGGACAAGCTTTATTTCTAAATAATGCAGGTACAGATTTTAATATTATTTTGGGATTATGTGTTGGACATGATTCTCTATTTATAAAGTATTCAGATGCACCAATTACTGTTTTATCAGCCAAAGACCGCGTGCTAGGACACAATCCATTAGCAGCATTATATTTATCAGAAGGTTATTATAATAAAAAATTATTCTCAAAAAAATAA
- a CDS encoding transglycosylase domain-containing protein — translation MRSDKNNDKSNPTKNNEKKKKVSIFRIVLITFIILSIVGTACVMGLVVGVIKNAPPIDPHNLEMYESSFIYDSNGQLIEKVHGSNFRSLVTLDKIPKDLQNAVISIEDERFYDHHGVDIKRLFGALWYDLKTMSKAQGASTLTQQLAKNMYTSNEKTITRKIKDAYYALQLEKTLSKDEILETYLNTFYLGRGAIGVQAAAQTYFSKDVGELTLAESSMIAGITKNPSKYSPYTTQRLDGSENLDELKNLLVFYPKTANTDPASDVEKRMFEQLHSKGLIDNYNYDQLKKEQLVVRKAVVNPKAKERQETVLYKMSELGKISQTEYDQAKNEEIVIKVGSQTQTNVSSYFVDLVKDDVIDALVKQGKTEDEARDMLYNGGLRIYSTMDVNIQKILETEYQKTSNFPGTFTDKNGNIQPQSAMVIMDYRTGQVKALVGGRMIGGKKLYNRAVNPRQPGSAIKPIAVYLPALDSGMTAATAIDDSPTGYKYSSNEKWKPSNYAHKYRGPITLRQSVQHSSNVGAVKTAEMLSSSPYSSVEVMVDFLENMGISTIVKTPGHNDKNFSALTLGGMTKGITPLEMTAAYGSMANGGTYIKPMLFSKIEDSSGNLILNNKPVKHSVTTPQTAYIMTDILTTVVNNGTGGRARISNMPVAGKTGTTSDNNDAWFAGYTPYYVGATWIGNDYNQRLKKGSAMSSSLWSKVMTQVHKGLPRKSFKRPSGIVTQNVCLESGQLPTHFCEKTTTEKFVAGTEPKKYCEMHTQDENVEIEESPDASDIINDWLFDSNKKTDNNQTTDSKKDVTNPPNNETNKDPKPTPKDEDKQTENLFFKKQDTEDKKNEDETKIIESN, via the coding sequence ATGCGCAGTGATAAAAATAATGATAAAAGTAATCCTACTAAAAATAACGAAAAAAAGAAAAAAGTAAGCATTTTCAGAATAGTACTTATTACTTTTATTATATTATCTATAGTTGGTACAGCCTGTGTTATGGGTCTTGTAGTAGGCGTTATTAAAAACGCACCACCTATAGATCCACACAATCTTGAAATGTATGAAAGTTCTTTCATATATGATTCTAATGGACAATTAATAGAAAAGGTTCATGGATCAAACTTTAGAAGTCTAGTAACTTTAGATAAAATACCAAAGGATTTACAAAATGCAGTTATATCTATAGAGGATGAGAGATTTTATGATCACCATGGTGTAGATATAAAAAGATTATTTGGTGCACTTTGGTATGACTTAAAAACTATGAGTAAAGCTCAAGGAGCAAGTACACTAACACAACAGCTTGCTAAGAATATGTATACATCTAATGAAAAAACTATTACAAGAAAGATTAAAGATGCTTATTATGCTCTTCAACTTGAAAAGACTCTTTCTAAAGATGAAATACTGGAAACTTACTTAAATACTTTCTATCTAGGTAGAGGTGCTATTGGGGTACAAGCCGCAGCTCAAACTTATTTTTCAAAAGATGTAGGCGAATTAACTCTAGCAGAATCTTCAATGATAGCAGGTATAACTAAAAATCCATCTAAATATTCCCCTTATACTACTCAAAGACTTGATGGTAGTGAGAATTTAGATGAACTTAAGAACTTACTAGTTTTTTATCCTAAAACAGCAAACACAGATCCAGCTTCTGATGTGGAAAAAAGAATGTTTGAACAACTACATAGCAAAGGATTAATAGATAATTATAACTATGATCAACTAAAAAAAGAACAACTAGTCGTTAGAAAAGCAGTTGTTAACCCTAAAGCAAAAGAAAGACAAGAAACTGTACTTTATAAAATGTCAGAACTTGGTAAAATATCACAAACTGAGTATGATCAAGCTAAAAACGAAGAAATTGTTATAAAGGTTGGAAGTCAAACTCAAACCAATGTTTCTTCTTATTTCGTAGATTTAGTTAAAGATGATGTTATAGATGCTCTAGTTAAACAAGGTAAAACTGAAGATGAAGCTAGAGATATGCTTTATAATGGAGGTCTTAGAATATATTCTACTATGGATGTTAATATCCAAAAGATACTAGAGACAGAATATCAAAAGACTTCTAATTTCCCAGGAACTTTTACTGATAAAAATGGTAATATACAACCTCAATCAGCTATGGTTATAATGGATTACCGTACAGGTCAAGTTAAAGCTTTAGTTGGTGGAAGAATGATAGGTGGTAAAAAGCTTTATAATAGAGCTGTTAACCCTAGACAACCAGGTTCTGCTATAAAACCAATTGCTGTATACTTACCAGCTCTTGATAGCGGAATGACAGCTGCTACTGCAATAGATGATTCACCAACAGGATATAAATATTCATCTAATGAAAAATGGAAGCCTAGCAACTATGCTCATAAATATAGAGGACCTATAACTTTAAGACAATCCGTTCAACATTCTTCAAATGTAGGAGCTGTAAAGACAGCAGAAATGCTTTCTTCAAGCCCATATTCTTCTGTTGAGGTTATGGTTGATTTCTTAGAAAACATGGGTATATCTACTATAGTAAAAACGCCTGGTCATAATGATAAAAACTTCTCTGCACTTACTCTTGGAGGTATGACTAAGGGAATAACTCCACTTGAGATGACTGCAGCTTATGGATCTATGGCAAATGGCGGAACTTATATTAAGCCTATGCTGTTCTCTAAGATAGAAGATTCAAGCGGAAATTTAATATTAAATAACAAACCTGTTAAACACTCAGTTACAACGCCTCAAACAGCTTATATAATGACTGATATTTTAACAACTGTTGTAAATAATGGTACTGGAGGCCGTGCTAGAATATCTAATATGCCTGTAGCAGGAAAAACAGGTACTACTAGTGATAATAACGATGCTTGGTTTGCAGGATATACTCCTTATTATGTTGGAGCAACTTGGATAGGTAATGACTACAACCAAAGACTTAAAAAAGGAAGTGCTATGTCATCATCACTTTGGTCAAAAGTTATGACTCAAGTTCATAAAGGACTTCCAAGAAAATCATTCAAAAGACCTAGCGGAATAGTAACTCAAAATGTATGTTTAGAAAGTGGTCAACTTCCAACTCATTTTTGTGAGAAAACTACAACTGAAAAATTTGTAGCAGGTACAGAACCTAAAAAATACTGTGAGATGCATACTCAAGATGAAAATGTAGAGATAGAAGAAAGCCCTGATGCATCTGATATAATAAATGATTGGTTGTTCGATTCTAATAAAAAAACAGACAATAATCAAACAACAGATTCTAAAAAAGATGTTACTAATCCTCCAAATAATGAAACAAATAAAGACCCAAAACCAACTCCAAAAGATGAGGATAAACAAACAGAAAACTTATTTTTTAAAAAACAAGATACTGAAGACAAAAAAAATGAAGATGAAACAAAAATAATAGAGAGCAATTAA
- the spoVAE gene encoding stage V sporulation protein AE — MEYLRAFIVGGAICVIGQILMDFFKIPSPYVLVSFVTIGVILTGLGIYEPIVKFGGAGATVPLTGFGYGLGKGVIEEVGKKGILGAFTGGTAANAGGIAAAVLFGYIMSLIFTPKTKP; from the coding sequence GTGGAGTATTTAAGAGCTTTTATAGTTGGAGGAGCTATATGTGTTATAGGTCAAATACTTATGGACTTTTTTAAGATACCATCCCCGTATGTACTTGTAAGTTTCGTAACCATAGGAGTTATATTGACGGGACTTGGAATATATGAACCTATTGTAAAGTTTGGAGGAGCAGGTGCAACTGTACCTCTTACTGGATTTGGATATGGACTGGGAAAAGGTGTTATAGAAGAAGTAGGTAAGAAAGGTATATTAGGAGCATTTACAGGAGGAACAGCTGCAAATGCTGGTGGAATAGCAGCAGCTGTTTTGTTTGGATATATAATGTCTTTAATATTCACGCCAAAAACAAAGCCATAA
- the tyrS gene encoding tyrosine--tRNA ligase yields MNVFDTLKERGFIKQTTHEDEIRDLLGKESVTFYIGFDATADSLHVGHFLQLMAMAHLQRAGHRPIALLGGGTTMVGDPTGKTDMRKMLTVEDIQHNAECFKGQMKRFLDFSDDKAIMENNANWLMNLEYIPFLREVGRHFSVNRMLTAECFKSRMEKGLSFLEFNYMIMQAYDFVELHKRYGCKLQLGGDDQWSNIIAGADLIRRVEGDSAYGMTFTLLTNSEGKKMGKTESGAVWLDAEKFSPYEFYQYWRNVADADVKNCLSLLTFIEMDEVERLASLEGSEINKAKEVLAYEVTKIVHGEEEAKKAQEAAKALFGKGAMAGSIPCTEIAKADIADGMDILTLLTTTSLAASRSEARRLVQQGGVSINDEKIKEIEFKITEDNFEDDSLMIRKGKKVYHQVKIG; encoded by the coding sequence ATGAATGTATTTGATACTTTAAAAGAACGTGGATTTATAAAACAAACTACACATGAAGACGAAATACGTGATCTGTTAGGAAAAGAGTCTGTGACTTTTTATATAGGATTTGATGCAACTGCTGATAGTTTACATGTAGGACACTTTCTTCAATTAATGGCTATGGCTCATCTTCAAAGAGCAGGACATAGACCAATAGCTCTTTTAGGTGGAGGAACTACTATGGTAGGAGATCCAACAGGAAAGACTGATATGAGAAAGATGTTAACTGTTGAAGATATTCAACATAATGCAGAATGCTTCAAAGGTCAAATGAAAAGATTCTTAGATTTTTCTGATGATAAAGCTATAATGGAAAACAATGCTAACTGGCTTATGAACTTAGAGTACATACCTTTCTTAAGAGAGGTTGGAAGACACTTCTCTGTTAATAGAATGTTAACAGCTGAGTGCTTTAAAAGCCGTATGGAAAAAGGATTATCTTTCCTTGAGTTTAACTACATGATAATGCAGGCATATGACTTTGTAGAGCTTCATAAGAGATATGGATGTAAATTACAATTAGGTGGAGACGATCAATGGTCTAATATAATAGCAGGAGCAGATCTTATAAGACGTGTTGAAGGTGACTCAGCTTATGGTATGACATTCACACTTTTAACTAATAGTGAAGGTAAGAAAATGGGTAAAACAGAATCAGGAGCAGTTTGGCTTGATGCTGAAAAATTCTCTCCATACGAGTTTTACCAATACTGGAGAAATGTTGCTGATGCAGATGTTAAAAACTGTTTATCACTTTTAACATTTATTGAAATGGATGAGGTTGAAAGACTTGCTTCATTAGAAGGTTCAGAAATAAACAAAGCTAAGGAAGTTTTAGCTTACGAGGTTACTAAAATAGTTCATGGAGAAGAAGAAGCTAAGAAAGCTCAAGAAGCAGCTAAAGCTTTATTTGGAAAAGGAGCTATGGCAGGATCAATTCCTTGTACTGAAATAGCTAAAGCTGATATAGCTGATGGAATGGACATATTAACTCTACTTACAACTACATCTCTTGCAGCTTCAAGAAGTGAAGCAAGACGTTTAGTACAACAAGGTGGAGTTTCTATAAATGATGAAAAAATAAAAGAGATAGAATTTAAGATAACTGAAGATAACTTTGAAGATGATTCTTTAATGATAAGAAAAGGTAAGAAAGTATATCATCAAGTTAAAATAGGATAG
- a CDS encoding stage V sporulation protein AB, translating into MKLAFITVLGFSEGIVVGSGIVALLTLLDIIPRLCQITNSYQYLAKYEYMLIFGAFFGSLFSLTNVSFNFGSICLILFGGFYGIFIGMLASALAEAVDVIPVMQRRLNIQGMVKYIITVLIIGKTVGSIVCWTILK; encoded by the coding sequence TTGAAACTAGCGTTTATAACTGTATTAGGATTTTCAGAAGGTATAGTTGTTGGGTCGGGAATAGTGGCTCTTCTTACATTACTAGATATAATTCCAAGACTGTGTCAAATAACTAATAGTTATCAGTACTTAGCCAAATATGAGTATATGTTGATATTCGGGGCTTTCTTTGGAAGTTTATTTTCACTTACAAATGTATCTTTTAATTTTGGGTCTATATGTTTGATACTATTTGGAGGCTTCTACGGTATATTTATAGGAATGTTAGCATCTGCTCTTGCAGAAGCAGTGGATGTTATACCAGTTATGCAAAGAAGACTCAATATTCAAGGTATGGTTAAGTATATAATAACAGTTTTAATAATAGGAAAGACAGTTGGTTCTATAGTGTGTTGGACAATATTGAAATAG
- the yunB gene encoding sporulation protein YunB — MKKLLKAHKKKKNKKVLTAIILILIFSMSLGSFIFVDRKIKPVVQAIAESKAQELANRSINKSVGEILKGKIKYEELISLKTDVDGNITMIQANTILMNKIASDVAIEVQQQLKQIKTTSANVPLGTAFKSSILAKYGPKLKIGVQPVGIVNVDFKTEFDSSGINQTRHRIYLIIKTKVRVIIPFTSSYKEVLSQMPVCETIVVGKVPQNYVSIPKEEVGNIVEPTID, encoded by the coding sequence TTGAAAAAACTACTTAAGGCTCATAAAAAAAAGAAAAATAAAAAAGTATTAACTGCAATAATTTTAATATTAATATTTAGTATGTCTTTAGGTTCGTTTATATTTGTAGATAGAAAGATAAAACCTGTAGTTCAAGCAATCGCTGAATCAAAAGCACAAGAGCTTGCAAATAGATCTATAAATAAATCTGTTGGAGAAATATTAAAGGGAAAGATAAAGTATGAGGAACTCATAAGCTTGAAAACTGATGTAGATGGAAATATTACCATGATACAAGCAAATACTATACTAATGAATAAAATAGCATCGGATGTTGCTATTGAAGTACAGCAGCAGTTAAAGCAAATAAAAACTACATCTGCAAATGTGCCTTTAGGTACTGCGTTTAAAAGCTCTATATTAGCTAAATATGGACCAAAATTAAAGATAGGTGTTCAGCCTGTGGGAATAGTTAATGTGGATTTTAAGACGGAGTTTGATTCATCAGGGATAAACCAAACTAGACATAGAATATACTTAATAATAAAGACTAAGGTTAGAGTTATAATCCCATTCACATCATCATATAAAGAAGTTTTAAGTCAGATGCCAGTATGTGAAACTATAGTAGTAGGCAAGGTACCTCAAAACTATGTAAGTATTCCTAAGGAAGAGGTTGGAAATATAGTTGAACCTACTATTGACTAG
- the spoVAC gene encoding stage V sporulation protein AC: MDYKKYVDDKSPKPTYLKNCIWAFIVGGLICDVGQFILNSYIKYGLDKKMASTATSITLIFLGAFFTGIGVYDLLGKRAGAGSIVPITGFSNSIVSPAMEYKREGYVLGVGAKMFTIAGPVLVYGIGSSVILGLIYHFLGIS, translated from the coding sequence ATGGATTATAAAAAATATGTTGACGATAAAAGTCCAAAGCCTACATATCTCAAGAACTGTATATGGGCATTTATTGTAGGCGGTTTGATATGTGATGTAGGACAATTTATATTAAATAGTTATATAAAATATGGTCTAGATAAAAAAATGGCATCTACTGCAACTTCTATAACTCTTATATTTTTAGGTGCATTTTTTACAGGTATAGGAGTATATGATCTGCTTGGAAAAAGGGCTGGAGCTGGATCGATTGTTCCTATAACTGGTTTTTCTAATTCTATAGTATCTCCAGCTATGGAGTATAAGAGAGAAGGTTATGTACTGGGTGTTGGAGCAAAAATGTTTACAATAGCGGGTCCTGTTCTTGTTTATGGAATTGGTAGCTCTGTAATACTTGGCTTAATTTATCACTTCTTAGGCATTAGTTAG